Part of the Psilocybe cubensis strain MGC-MH-2018 chromosome 11, whole genome shotgun sequence genome is shown below.
GGCCATTGTAGGCTCAAGGAATCCGCGAAATATCCATGGCCGTTTATCTTCTCCTTCACAAGGAGATTGATCCTGAGACCATCGCATTCCATACCCTTCCTCAACCCTCACTTCATATACTAGTATCTGATGCGGGAGCCAGTGCAGATTTCTCCAAGTTGCGTTATCCATGACCTTCCTGAATAATGCGAGGGATTTCTCATTGATAGAAGAAACTGGACCTGAAGCAGTCCCCCACCACCCTGAGCTGCGTTTGCGCTTATCTGTCTCAGAGTCATCTGATGGTGGTGGCTGAGACCGATGTGAATGCTTTGACCAGGCACGCGATCCTGCTGTGAGCCCGGCGCTGTTTGGGACGAGATAAGCTGCTAGACAGGTGTCAAGCGAGGGCGGAGTGGATCCCAATGCTGAACCCGTGGTGTAGGCCAAGCCATGGGCGAGATGTAGAAACAATGGGCTATCTGTATCTTCCAAGTCATCAATCGCTAAATTTGACGAATCTAAATCTCCATCTGCGAGATGTGTTTTGCCCAAAGCCTTTGCAACGCGAGCACGCAGTTTTGAAGCCTCAGGCAGTTCTTCAAGCCCAAAGCAATGAGGATCGttaagaaaagaaagatcTGAGGAGCTATTCTGTTCAATCTTATCAAGCTGATCCATTCGTGGAGCTGGACATGAACTTGGAGCCCTCAGGGTTTAAAGTTAGAAAAATTTGTGATATCGATTTGATGCAAACCGTTCAAATGTTGGTTATTGATTGTTCGGCTAAATGTTGCCGAATTCAAAGTCAGCTGTAGCTCGATGGCGGACCACTCCGCTTTGCATTATCTTCCTTGCATTTCACGAATCCCAAATTTCTCTTTGACGGGGAATATCTTTCATGGTTCCGGTATAAATTTTGTGTTGATATCTTGTGAGTATTTCTGTTGGCTTGCGCGTAGCAGACTTTCTTGCCGAAGTGCCGCATCTTACTGAGCTATCGTTTATGGGTATTGAAACCCCGCTGACAAGATCCATGCCCGAGATCTGCCTAACTCTTGGAGCAGGACTAAGGCTTATTGGGCACGCTTCAGTACCTTTTATTTGGTTTCAAAAATCGACGGCCTTTTCAGTTGCATTATAAGCATTTTTAAGTTTCATGTAGTAATAACGGAACAGCTTATACTACTAGATTGAAGCCGAAAGTTGATGTCATCGAATTTTGTCGGCCGCACAAGCGACATTAAATATACAGAATCACTGATAAGAAATTTTTTGCGTCGTATCAGGAGATTTCAAGGACCTTAATGTGGCTTGATACGGATATTTCTTGTTGGCAGTTGCAGTCGTTCATGTCTGTCGGCCGATTTCACAACTTTAAACTCCTCTAATCTCGCGTGAAATGACTTTAAAACGAAAGATAGATCTGCGACTTTGCTTGGTTTCTTGGCCACCTGTCTGTAAAATCATTTCTTTAAGCCTGACGCGTCTGTGGCGCGCGCGTAAATTACTACCACGTGATGCGACTTTTTTGTTGACAATCCATAGCTTTGTCAATGCATGCGAGTGAAGTCCTGGCGTCGTGCAGCATCATCATGGCGAACGGATGAACTGTCAATTCTCAACAGCCACGAGACTCCGTTGTTCCTTCCCGATACTTTTGATATGTATGAGCTTCTCTTATTTCCGGGCCCTGTAAATCACTGACTTCTGATCAAACGATCATCAGGGAATCGTTCGGGAGACGTTGATATAATTGCTTATCTCGACTGTTGGCAACTCTTCTGCATGTTGTCTGCCACCACTTATCTTTGGTACCCGACAAGGATGGATAGAATGGGGCCGATTATACCCCTTCCTGTGCCTAGTTTGGAAGTCTGAAGTGACATTTCCCCACATTGAGTTGTGGGACCGCTTTCGACCGACTCACGATTTCTTATCGTGACTTTGACGGCCTGGGATGATGGTAATAAAAGGCCAAAAGAAGTTTAGGTCGAAAGCTCTTCGGCTCTCCTTGCACTCCAAGTGTTCTCCTGCCCTTTGCAGAGAAACATACAAACATGTCGGATGCTACAGTCCTTCCTCAAGGTGCCGGCTATGGTGTTGGTGCGTCTACGCCTGCGTTTGCTCTTTGGATAGCAATGTTGACTAGATTCCGTTAATTCAACTGAGTAGTCGTCGGTAAGTTTTCTTATTACACATGCAACGTATGTGTGCCTTAACTTACTCTTTCTCTAGGCATTGGGTTGTTTTTCAGCGCCTTCATGTTATGTATCACGGCCATCCAAGCTCGATATACCGCATTCTCGCCAAAAAACTCTGAAGAGTTTACCAGTGCTTCAAGAAGCGTCAAACCTGGATTGATCGCTTCTGGTATTGTCTCAGCATGGACATGGGCGGCTACTTTAGTATGTCATACTGCCTATTGTTCTGCGATCTTTTTCTGATTTTAGGATTCTCGCGCAGCTTCAAAGTAGTGCAGTGGCTTACAAGTTTGGTTCGTTCGGGAACTTTGGGGACTAGTGCCGTTATCCATACTGATGATCTTCACTATTCAGGCATCAGTGGACCTTGGTGGTACGGAGGTATGAAAATGATTTCTGGCCAATGTTATATCTTCTGCTGACGCTCTCTACTTTCCTATAGCTGGTGCCACCGTTCAAATATTGCTCTTCGCCATGGTATCTGCATTCACTTTCCCAGTGTATGGAATGAATATGAATCTATTTTTACAGTTAGCCGCAAAATTGAAGCTCAATGCCCCCTATGCGCACACATGGCTTGAAATTGTTCAAGCCCGCTGGGGGAAGCTTGCTCATGGGGTGTTCATGTTCTTTGGGTAAACCCTCTATCATCCCTCTTCCGGGAAAATTCTCTAACGAACGGACAGTCTTGCGACCAATGTCATTGTCAGCTCCATGTTGATCCTCGGAGGCTCTGCAACCGTAACCGACTTGACGGGAATGAATACGATTGCCGTAAAATCAAtcttattttttcttctacaGCTGTCCTGATAGTAATGTCATGCAGGCATGTTTCTTGATTCCTCTGGGAGTTGCCATTTATGTTGTAGTCGGTGGGATGCGATCCACGCTGTTGTGTGATTAGTGAGTCTTTCTATGTCATTTGTCTGAATATGTCTGATATATTACAATAGTACGCATACTGCCGTTCTGTTTGCAATCATCTTGGTCAGTCTTATTGAAATATACTCTTCCGTTATCTCATCTGAACTTTCGAATATTAATGGAAAAATCAACTTGCAGACTTTCATCTTTACTGTCTATGCCACGAGCGATAAAATTGGTAGTCCGATGAAGATGCACGAACTTCTCAGCGCCGCCTCAGAAGCTAATCCAGTCCCGGGGAATGCCCACGGATCGTACCTCACCATACGGTCCAAGAATGGTCTGATCTTTGGtgtcatcaacatcatcggGAACTTTGCCACGGTATTTCAAGACCAGGCCTACTGGCAGCGTGCTATTGCCAGTCGTCCTGCAAGCACAGTCAAGGCGTATCTTCTTGGAGGAATCGCATGGTTCGCTATCCCGTTCACGTTTGCGACAACGCTGGGACTCGCAGCTGTGGCACTGAGAGGAGATCCGGAGATGAAAGTGTTGAGCCCAGCCGATGTGTCGGCTGGATTgcccgctgctgctgccgccgccgcgctGCTTGGACAAGGGGGTGCTGCGGCCCTTTTGGTTCTTCTATTTTTGGCTGTCACGAGCGCATGCTCTGCTGAGCTCATCGCTGTGTCGTCTCTCTTAACATACGATGTTTACAAGGTATTTTTATTCCACTATTCTATTGTGCCATGACTATATTGTTCTACAGACCTACATTAACCCCAAAGCAACTGAAGAGCAGATTCTACGCGTCGGACATGCAGGAGTGCGTATGATGCCATTGATTCATTATCTGTGTCTAACGCATGTAAAACTGTGCTACAGGTTGCATTCTATGCCCTTGTATGTGGCCTCTGCGGCTTGATCTTCTTTTACATCGGTGTATCGATGGGATGGCTCTATGTGCGTGTACTTTCGGCATGATGCTTCTGGAGTTGCACTCAAGAGTTATGCAGACTTTCATGGGAGTCATTCTCGGGTCTGGTGTCGCGCCTATTGCTCTGTGCATCACCTGGAGCAAAGCTAACAAGTGGGGCTGCATTGGTGGATCTATTGCTGGTTTCGTGGCTGGTATCGTTGCGTGGCTGGTTACAACCTCAACTCTGAATGATGGTGTGATCAATGTAGTTGTAAGTAAACCTGCATTAGATCAATTACCTTTCATTGGCTAATTATGCATGCACTTCTAACAGACCAGTGGAGGTATACATATATCCTTCATACAGACGTGGGTTATTCGTTAACGTAATTCTATTTTAGGCGACTTTGAGATGTTGGCTGGCAATCTTGCCTCAATAGGTGTAGGAGCTATCGTTGCAACCGTTTCATCTCTCATCGTAAGCTCTTTCGTATTTCGAGTCATTCATTGAGCTAGAGCATATCATCGCTTCCAGTGGCCTGACAACTTTGACTGGGAAGCCACTCGGGCTATCAACAGACCTGTACCTCCTGCTGCTAAAATCGTGGACGAGAAAGGCGACGACGAAAGCGACAAGAAAGAACACGAAGTTAATGTAAAGGGTTCAGTGGCTGGAGATTCATTTGATGCTcgtgaagaagaggatgagctTGATCCCGTTGCACTTAAGAAGGCCTTTAAATTTGCGACATGGTCGTCACTCGGGCTGGTATGTATATTTGCAACTCGTATCATATCCTCACGCTCAAGATCTCATCCAATCTTCTTAGTTTGTGGTCCTTATATTGATTATCCCCCTCCCATTGTTCTTCTCTCATCATATATATGGTGTCGGTGGTTTGACGGCATGGGTGTCAGTTGGTATTGCTTGGACCTTCTTGTCGGCTATTGCAGTGGTTATCTATCCCCTTTACGAAAGTCGGAGCGCTCTCACCGAAATCACCGTTGGGATCTATAAGGTGTGCCACTATTTAGTCGTTCATTTTCATCAGTGTTCATTGAAATTTATTCTCTTTCATAGGACCTGTTCACGAAGCAAAGTGGAAAGTATGTCGGTGCTGCTCCTCCCACTTCAGTCGCGTGAAGTAGGGCACTTTTCCATTCACCATTCCCTGGTTGTCTAATTACAACCTATCATCTTTCGACTCAGTATCAACCCTAAGCCGTTCAAAGGACACTCAGCCATCACTAGCACTTGTGGAATGGTCAACTATTCCGAAGTTCGGAACGCCATAATGGAAAATGTGGGATACACACGAAGCTTTCGAATTGATTCATGATAATGTTTATTTACGATGTGTTTATCTTTTTTGTACGGATATAATGTCATTTGGATTGAACGCAAATGTGGGTCTCCGTTCAATGGTGCAGGTTCAGCGTTGTCTATTGTGAGGACATCTCACACTGATAATTGGCTTGAAGTAAGCATGGCTTGGCACTGCTTGGAAACGGCTTAGCTGGCGAGGAATACCTGGAACTTTGTGCCAGTCTGTAGCATGTTCGTAGGCGGATTCGATAGCAAATGTAATAACGTAAAGTGAAGGCACCTGGGTCGTAGATAAGTCTGGAGTCTGGATGTCTCTACGAACCGGGGGTTTTAGCATTGTTGAAACTTCCCCATATGCATCAGAACCATCCTGACCGGTCCATGACCCCTAAGTGTGTAATAACCTGGGGTATCATGAACAGTGTTGTTATACGGATTTTCTAGTAGTTTCATATCATGCATCGACTGTCAAACAACCTTCGAGAAATTACGCTGTAATTGTACTCGCTACTACTCATATAATATTCATATCAAAACGATAGCTTGAACGTCCCCCTCTAAGCTCCGTCATCACATGTGTCCTCCCCTGCAatgttttccagactccgAGATACAGGGTAGGTAAACCCTGACCCACAAGCATTAGACTGATTGGTATCGGTGCCATTCTGTGAGTGGAATTAAATCTGAGACTGTGATATAACCACAGAAACTTCCGATGCTTTGAATTGTGGAGATGAGACATTTTACCCCACTGCAATGAGTGTCGTTCTACCTACTCATGATGAGCACTCCCGCCGTGTTGCCGCCATGCCGAATCATAGAGGGCGGGTCATAACCTAAACGGGGATATACTCGTCATCTTGGAACGACAACGTGACTCGCCAAGCATACCAAGGGGGACCGCGACACACTTATAAAGGGCGTCCGCCTTGGCCCTCACAGCCTTTTGTCCCCGTCCCCGCTTTCTAAGCTATTTATCGCCCTTTCTCATATCTCGGGAACAGCTGAATGGGAGAATCTTTCGCTTTATCTGCTCATGATGCCTCTAGCAATGTTCTTCCACAACCAACACCCACTCTTGTTgctgaagatgacgacgaaccCCCTAGTAGTGGGACGCCCCACAATCGGCAGGCTCAAATGACTGAAAGGTCGAACGATGTATCTACGCACTCTCAACTTAACGACCATGATATCCGCGAGAAAGATTTTGCTCGTGTCGACAGTATCTCGGTCAAGCAGGTCGCCTCGGGGCACCATGCATCAGATCTTACAGAAGAGGCGAAGTCCAGTCGCGACATCGTTAACGTAGTTGATTTGGAGAAGGATGAGCACGCTGAAGAAGGTGCACCACGTCGGCGCCGTCGAAGGTTCAGGGTGGTGAAAATGTCTCCTACTGCACGCTTCCGGGCGCTTATTGCCTCAACTCGTTCCACCGGCCCCCAGCCTACATACCGCGCTTCTGCCATGGCGATGTTGCGATACTCTCCTCTCAATATTCTTTTGGTCTTCATTCCAGTCTCATGGGCCCTTCATCATGCTCATCAAAGTCCTACTTTGATCTTCGTTTTCTCGAGTCTGGGAATTGTACCTCTTGCTGCCTTACTTGGTCTGGGTACGGAGCAGATTGCTCTTCGAACGACTCAAAGTGTCGGAGGACTTCTTAACGCTTCGCTGGGAAATCTCATTGAGATGATCATTTCTGGCATCGCTCTCAAACAGGTCCGTTAACACTTTTGTTTGGTTTGATATTTATCCTCATGCGCCTACTCTCAGTGTGAATTAGAAGTTGTTCAAAGCACACTGCTGGGCGGCCTGCTAAGCAATTTATTGCTTGTTCTGGGAATGGCCTTTGTTGGTACGAGAATCGCTTTGATTATTTGACGCATCATTAATCTATATGTTCTAGTCGGAGGCTTCCGTTTCCATCACCAACAGTTCCATCCTATGGTTGCGCAGCTTAACTCCTCTTTGCTAATAGTTTCAGTCATTTCGTTGACTATCCCGGCTGCCTTTGTGAGTCTCTGAAACGCTTTTCATTATGCATTGCTCATGCTTTCTTTTCGTAGCATCAATATCTTGAGAATCGACTTCCCTCTGGAACCGAACTCGACATAATTTTGGAACTAAGTCGCGTCAGCGCTATCATCTTGATATTAATGTTAGTGTTTgcctttttcattttttataATCGTCTGATTTTGTCCATTCTTCCTCTCTCTAGCTATATCGCTTACTTGTTCTTCCAATTCTACTCGCACAACCATTTGTTCAAGGACACCATCCAAGAATACAGTGTATCTACCGGTTCTAGCACTTCTTCCAGTCGTAGCCGACGTTCCACAACACCTACCCTCCCCCTTCCTTCCATCGCCCCTTCCTCGGCATCAACAGCATCTATCACGTCGTCAACATCTTCGGAAGAAGAAGTCCAGAAAGTCAACACCGTCTCGGCGCTTATCCTTCTGGTCACCGTTACCGCCCTTGCATATGTGACTGCCGAATATCTAGTGGAATCACTAGAAGGTCTTGTCGCTGCGCATCCCTCCGTATCCAAAGAGTGGATCACACTTATCATCATTCCCATTATCGGCAATGCTGCTGAACACACCACAGCCGTTATCGTCGCTAGTAAAGGCAAATTCGATTTGGCGATGAGTGTTGCTGTTGGCAGTTGTATCCAGATTGCACTATTTGTCATCCCTGTTTTGATTCTTGTCGCTTGGGGTATGGATAAACCGCTCACGCTTCTCTTTGACCCACTCGAGACAGTGGTACGTattcattctattgtttaaCTGTTGGAGTTATGGGTTTACTGAGCATCATATTAGGTGTTATTCTTATCTGTCTTGCTCGTCAAATTTTCCGTGGAAGATGGAAAATCGCATTGGATGAGTGGTATTGTTCTCATTGGTTAGTACTATCATGCACCACTGCGTGTCATCCAACATAATCTAATCAAAACCTTTCCCTTAGCCGTATACGTGCTCATCGCAGTTGCATTTTGGCACTTCCCCGGTGACACCGTCAGGATTATCCAAGGTCAAGTTATCCAATGCTTCAAATAAGGCCGTCCGCCTTAAATATGGGAGAAATTGCCCAAACGTTTTTGCTATCATGAATCGGCTGTTCCATCACCATTTCTATCATGATTATTTTACATTTGATGTTTCGTTTTCATTTGTCAATTTTCCCTTTAtccatcttccatcttctaTGCCTACATCTGCCTACTCTACGAATACTGTACGATGATTTTAACGTTCGATGAAATGATGAAATATCGACATTATCTTTGTTAACTTGGGTATCTGGAACTTCAGAACAGATCCGTTCACAGAATTCAATACCGCCGACCGTGGCTCTATCAGCACAGCCACATTTAGACATCTAATCACCAATTGCGACAGGGGTACAACTTAGGACGAATGAACTGACACTTCTGAACGTCGTCAGGAACAGTGACATTATCTTTTTAAGTTACATTTAAGGGAAAGAAACTTTGCCTTCTTTGGCAGCAATTTTCGCAACGAATATCTTGGTCTCAGCCATAATCACCAAGCGACCGTCCCCTGCGAAGATCATGTTCGCAGACGTCGTTTCAATGAAAAACTTGCCCAGTAAAGTGCCTTCAGGTGACCACACTTGAACGCCATCTCCACAGCCAGCATAGACATTTCCCGCTGCGTCGACCTGCACGCCGTCAGGGATGCCAGTATCGGTGTAAGCAAATATGCGCCTGTTGAAGAAGGCCTGTGATTTGGGGTCGACATCGAAAGCGTAGCTGGTGAGAAACGCGTATTTAGCTTATCATAGAATTCTGTCACTGTAAAAATGGCCTACATCGTGGCTGGGGCAGTTTGATTATTTCCTAAAAAGCCGGAGTTGGCACCAGTGTCGGTCCTGTGTTTGACATAATTCGAG
Proteins encoded:
- a CDS encoding Urea-proton symporter DUR3, which gives rise to MSDATVLPQGAGYGVVVGIGLFFSAFMLCITAIQARYTAFSPKNSEEFTSASRSVKPGLIASGIVSAWTWAATLLQSSAVAYKFGISGPWWYGAGATVQILLFAMLAAKLKLNAPYAHTWLEIVQARWGKLAHGVFMFFGLATNVIVSSMLILGGSATVTDLTGMNTIAACFLIPLGVAIYVVVGGMRSTLLCDYTHTAVLFAIILTFIFTVYATSDKIGSPMKMHELLSAASEANPVPGNAHGSYLTIRSKNGLIFGVINIIGNFATVFQDQAYWQRAIASRPASTVKAYLLGGIAWFAIPFTFATTLGLAAVALRGDPEMKVLSPADVSAGLPAAAAAAALLGQGGAAALLVLLFLAVTSACSAELIAVSSLLTYDVYKTYINPKATEEQILRVGHAGVAFYALVCGLCGLIFFYIGVSMGWLYTFMGVILGSGVAPIALCITWSKANKWGCIGGSIAGFVAGIVAWLVTTSTLNDGDFEMLAGNLASIGVGAIVATVSSLIWPDNFDWEATRAINRPVPPAAKIVDEKGDDESDKKEHEVNVKGSVAGDSFDAREEEDELDPVALKKAFKFATWSSLGLFVVLILIIPLPLFFSHHIYGVGGLTAWVSVGIAWTFLSAIAVVIYPLYESRSALTEITVGIYKDLFTKQSGKYVGAAPPTSVA
- a CDS encoding Vacuolar calcium ion transporter, encoding MGESFALSAHDASSNVLPQPTPTLVAEDDDEPPSSGTPHNRQAQMTERSNDVSTHSQLNDHDIREKDFARVDSISVKQVASGHHASDLTEEAKSSRDIVNVVDLEKDEHAEEGAPRRRRRRFRVVKMSPTARFRALIASTRSTGPQPTYRASAMAMLRYSPLNILLVFIPVSWALHHAHQSPTLIFVFSSLGIVPLAALLGLGTEQIALRTTQSVGGLLNASLGNLIEMIISGIALKQCELEVVQSTLLGGLLSNLLLVLGMAFVVGGFRFHHQQFHPMVAQLNSSLLIVSVISLTIPAAFHQYLENRLPSGTELDIILELSRVSAIILILIYIAYLFFQFYSHNHLFKDTIQEYSVSTGSSTSSSRSRRSTTPTLPLPSIAPSSASTASITSSTSSEEEVQKVNTVSALILLVTVTALAYVTAEYLVESLEGLVAAHPSVSKEWITLIIIPIIGNAAEHTTAVIVASKGKFDLAMSVAVGSCIQIALFVIPVLILVAWGMDKPLTLLFDPLETVVLFLSVLLVKFSVEDGKSHWMSGIVLIAVYVLIAVAFWHFPGDTVRIIQGQVIQCFK